Proteins encoded in a region of the Triticum dicoccoides isolate Atlit2015 ecotype Zavitan chromosome 3A, WEW_v2.0, whole genome shotgun sequence genome:
- the LOC119272498 gene encoding uncharacterized protein LOC119272498, giving the protein MDNPDLELQNNLTLQCLLMTCVPLLNGHPMLAATVHYYRMKKKGRDVLKGFKASKKRFANGSAKLNITFSEKLCGTVGMNYRSFKDDVVVIMKRKLPLTGVRTWSDIHPTIHRLIVADMIDRWDLEDTPETEEKILKIAKERYRGWRSTPSSTYKAYKTDAARLANLPEDLQPEEWEWMIEYFGTDSKFQVIYLYDHYLSTMCKDEMASLMLYLVSMN; this is encoded by the exons ATGGACAACCCAGATCTG GAACTCCAGAACAATCTGACACTCCAGTGTCTGCTAATGACATGTGTTCCCTTGCTGAATGGCCATCCCATGCTCGCCGCAACCGTGCACTACTACAGGATG AAGAAGAAAGGCCGAGATGTTCTAAAAGGTTTTAAAGCATCTAAGAAGCGTTTTGCCAATGGATCTGCAAAGCTAAATATTACATTCTCTGAAAAATTGTGTGGTACAGTAGGAATGAACTATCGTTCGTTCAAGGACGACGTGGTCGTCATAATGAAAAGAAAGTTACCACTCACAGGAGTGAGGACGTGGTCGGACATTCACCCTACCATCCACCGACTCATTGTTGCAGATATGATA GATAGATGGGACCTGGAAGATACACCAGAAACAGAAGAAAAGATTCTCAAAATTGCGAAAGAGCGATATAGAGGCTGGCGATCAACTCCAAGCTCCACTTACAAGGCATACAAAACAGATGCAGCTAGATTGGCTAATCTGCCGGAAGATTTACAACCAGAAGAGTGGGAATGGATGATTGAGTACTTCGGCACTGATTCAAAATTTCAAGTTATCTATCTCTATGATCACTATTTGTCTACTATGTGTAAAGATGAAATGGCTAGTCTCATGTTATATTTGGTTTCAATGAATTGA